In Candidatus Didemnitutus sp., the genomic window TCTGTGGACCAGTCTGACCGGCACCGGCTTGTCTGGCACGGTGGGCGGCTACATTGGCATGATCGACGTGAGCAACGACGGCTCGTCCACTTATGGCAAGCTCTCGGCGGCGCTGTTTATGATGGAGTCGGCGGATCTTGCGGTGAACGGGACTCCGATAAACCAAATCCGCTTCCAGAATATCCCTTGGACCGGCCTGTCGATTCCGGTTCTCGGCGCGGCGGTGACCGATCCGAACGCCTATCTATCCACTTACATCACGCCCAGCACCTATCTGGTCAACCAGGACGGCCCCACCGCTTCTCCTTTTATCATGGTGTTACCGTCCAACACGGTGGTGCCGATCAGCATCAGCTCGTTGACGATCGCGAACGCTTCGGCGGTGCCCGAGCCGTCTACCTATGCGGCGATCTTCGGCGCGCTGGCGCTCGGTGCGGTCGCGGTGAACCGCCAGCGGCGTCGCGTGGCGGCGGTCCAAAACTGATTTTCGATCACCTCTCGAATGGCCCCGGTTCACGTTCGCGTGGCCGGGGTTTTGGTTTTTCCAAAGTAGAGGAAGCTTTCAGCTCCCTCTACTTTTGCTCCGGAAACTCGACGTAGAACGTCGCGCCCTTTCCAGGCTCCGATTCGACGTCGAGGCGGCCGCCGTGGGCGACCACGATGTCTCGTGCCAGTGCCAGACCGAGGCCCGTGGAGGGCTCGCCGCCGGTGGGGGCGGCGCTGAGGCGTCGGAAGCGCTGGAAG contains:
- a CDS encoding PEP-CTERM sorting domain-containing protein (PEP-CTERM proteins occur, often in large numbers, in the proteomes of bacteria that also encode an exosortase, a predicted intramembrane cysteine proteinase. The presence of a PEP-CTERM domain at a protein's C-terminus predicts cleavage within the sorting domain, followed by covalent anchoring to some some component of the (usually Gram-negative) cell surface. Many PEP-CTERM proteins exhibit an unusual sequence composition that includes large numbers of potential glycosylation sites. Expression of one such protein has been shown restore the ability of a bacterium to form floc, a type of biofilm.); protein product: MTMRWSQPGLWTSLTGTGLSGTVGGYIGMIDVSNDGSSTYGKLSAALFMMESADLAVNGTPINQIRFQNIPWTGLSIPVLGAAVTDPNAYLSTYITPSTYLVNQDGPTASPFIMVLPSNTVVPISISSLTIANASAVPEPSTYAAIFGALALGAVAVNRQRRRVAAVQN